In the Telopea speciosissima isolate NSW1024214 ecotype Mountain lineage chromosome 2, Tspe_v1, whole genome shotgun sequence genome, one interval contains:
- the LOC122651666 gene encoding calmodulin-binding receptor-like cytoplasmic kinase 3 yields MKYKCIGPLRMFTVILGILVFVQFPGNCVSGSVVWSKVCGADEFTYTRSLDHELFYINGNKVDKVSFCETFEFYYRNGCFLNLGLEEWGRLGRNNCSLEIYPGQLPQRGGRRSLRDLGTDQSTLRMLSQRSHRIETNHVPSSWMAPRNITMLASGMLLLYCSFLCARSRSKRNVTSANVLAKEPNSIDSASSLGISFVPAPSPLRVPPSPRFEMHPQLDRIGSVQLSMSQIVKATQNFSPSMKIGEGGFGAVYKAELQDGQVVAVKRAKKEQFGNSRTEFSSEVELLAKIEHRNLVRLLGYVDKGNERVIITEYVPNGTLREHLDGKRGKVLDFNQRLEISIDIAHALTYLHQYAEKQIIHRDVKSSNILLTESYRAKVADFGFARLGPMETDQTHISTKVKGTAGYLDPEYLRTYQLTPKSDVFSFGILLVEILTGRRPVEMKRPADERVTVRWVFTKYSEGNVVELVDPLMNEMLPVDILVKMFNLAFQCAAPTRTDRPDMKEVGEQLWGIRVEYLKSVKRV; encoded by the exons ATGAAGTACAAGTGCATTGGTCCATTGAGAATGTTTACAGTTATACTGGGCATATTGGTGTTTGTACAGTTTCCCGGCAACTGTGTCTCCGGATCAGTAGTTTGGTCAAAGGTTTGTGGAGCTGATGAGTTCACCTATACGAGGTCTCTAGACCATGAGTTATTTTACATAAACGGgaacaaagtagacaaagtttCTTTCTGCGAGACCTTTGAATTCTACTATAGAAATGGATGTTTTTTGAATTTGGGTCTGGAAGAATGGGGAAGACTTGGAAGGAACAACTGTAGTTTGGAGATCTACCCAG GGCAGTTGCCTCAAAGGGGAGGGAGAAGATCTCTGCGTGATTTGGGAACTGATCAATCTACCCTCCGCATGCTTAGTCAGAGAAGTCACCGAATAGAAACGAACCATGTTCCCAGTTCTTGGATGGCCCCAAGGAACATTACTATGCTTGCATCTGGAATGTTGCTTCTATATTGCAGTTTCCTCTGTGCTCGCTCTCGTTCCAAAAGGAACGTAACCAGTGCAAACGTCCTTGCAAAGGAACCGAATTCAA TTGATTCAGCTTCTTCTTTAGGAATAAGTTTTGTGCCTGCCCCAAGTCCACTTCGAGTGCCACCTAGTCCTCGATTTGAGATGCACCCACAATTGGATAGAATTGGATCAGTGCAGCTCAGTATGAGTCAGATTGTCAAAGCCACTCAGAATTTCTCCCCATCAATGAAGATAGGTGAAGGAGGCTTTGGAGCTGTCTACAAAGCTGAGTTGCAAGATGGTCAGGTTGTTGCTGTTAAACGAGCAAAGAAG GAACAATTTGGCAATTCACGAACTGAATTCAGCAGTGAAGTTGAACTACTCGCTAAAATCGAACACCGAAATCTGGTGAGATTACTTGGTTATGTTGATAAAGGAAATGAACGCGTTATTATTACTGAGTATGTTCCGAATGGTACTCTTAGGGAGCATCTGGATG GTAAGCGTGGAAAAGTCTTGGACTTCAATCAGCGGCTGGAAATTTCCATTGACATTGCTCATGCCCTCACTTACCTCCATCAATATGCAG AGAAGCAAATAATTCACCGGGACGTGAAATCATCCAACATTCTACTGACAGAGAGCTACAGAGCCAAGGTGGCTGATTTTGGGTTTGCACGACTTGGTCCAATGGAGACCGACCAGACACATATATCAACCAAAGTGAAGGGGACTGCGGGTTACCTTGACCCAGAATACCTGAGGACCTACCAACTCACTCCCAAGAGTGATGTGTTTTCATTTGGAATTTTGCTTGTAGAAATTCTTACTGGCCGTCGACCAGTGGAGATGAAAAGACCTGCTGATGAAAGGGTCACAGTCAGATGG GTTTTCACGAAGTATAGTGAGGGAAATGTGGTGGAGCTTGTAGATCCTTTAATGAATGAAATGTTACCTGTAGACATATTAGTGAAAATGTTCAATTTGGCATTCCAGTGTGCTGCACCTACACGGACTGACCGGCCAGATATGAAAGAAGTGGGAGAGCAACTGTGGGGAATAAGAGTGGAGTATCTTAAGAGTGTCAAACGAGTGTAG